The proteins below are encoded in one region of Helicoverpa armigera isolate CAAS_96S chromosome 11, ASM3070526v1, whole genome shotgun sequence:
- the LOC110378399 gene encoding dynein regulatory complex subunit 3 produces MAQKRSLNSLIIHPDVEPGVIDNAMLIRCILECGPTEEAGRLFAEEGVHLDEAEEVRLEFQKILRIDHLWMLRSLTKLCLAHNLIEKIENLEQLTGLNELDLSFNKIEVIENLDALVKLEVLTLFHNKIRKLENLDALENLLVFSIGDNQIEDFKEMAYLRRFRKLRSVSFKGNPCCDDAMAYQFLRAALSRVTYLDYKIITEEEREAGKAMFRGIIRKMDEADEKTEQERIAKEEYEAKVTFYALSFVEYLSGPEMLETMFQKDPDGMILLSFGGELLAYYEQYKENYVETMANLVEFAQGAYTDRQKEIKLFKDLVDSALEESVAKSKKVLEEFEEKKKPVMEKVREISDQFNSKLITLEQMEPMLLELGESYHEVLYELWKSLMTTEMQLFEQCEDSRVQFSVNMTEMVTKLLESSRMAFGAWREHESVWSTRQFEVLSKYLGNKIMLGDASPELFDVMMDRDLLMNLVAASSDNHMRFIDAREDLLMTRANTWRDDLVKGTNDNEVKRNRDRILEINYFIDNQREEWADMHMALTDTVDPDTVALLGDDF; encoded by the exons atggctCAAAAACGATCGCTGAACAGTCTTATTATTCACCCCGATGTAGAGCCGGGAGTAATAGATAATGCTATGCTCATACGATGTATTTTAGAATGCG GTCCAACTGAAGAAGCTGGAAGGCTTTTTGCTGAGGAAGGTGTACATCTAGATGAGGCTGAAGAAGTCAGGCTTGAATTCCAGAAGATTTTGAGAATCGACCACCTGTGGATGCTAAGATCTCTGACAAAGTTATGTTTAGCTCATaacttaattgaaaaaattGAGAACTTAGAACAGCTGACAGGACTAAATGAACTAGACTTGtctttcaataaaattgaagtaaTAGAAAATTTAGACGCATTGGTCAAATTAGAGGTCCTGActttatttcacaataaaataagGAAATTGGAGAACCTGGATGCTTTGGAGAATCTACTCGTTTTCAGCATTGGTGATAATCAGATAGAAGATTTCAAAGAG ATGGCGTACCTCCGAAGATTTCGTAAGTTGCGATCAGTAAGCTTCAAAGGCAACCCATGCTGCGACGATGCTATGGCCTACCAGTTCCTTAGAGCTGCTCTATCTAGGGTCACGTATCTCGATTACAAGATCATTACTGAAGAGGAGAGAGAGGCAGGGAAGGCTATGTTCAG GGGTATCATAAGAAAGATGGATGAAGCAGACGAGAAAACGGAACAGGAAAGGATAGCTAAAGAAGAATACGAAGCGAAGGTTACTTTCTACGCGTTGTCCTTCGTGGAGTATCTGAGCGGGCCAGAAATGTTGGAGACCATGTTCCAGAAGGACCCCGATGGCATGATCTTGTTGAGCTTCGGAGGGGAACTTCTTGCCTACTATGAaca GTACAAAGAAAACTACGTAGAGACAATGGCTAACTTGGTCGAATTCGCTCAAGGAGCGTACACCGATAGACAAAAAGAAATCAAATTATTCAAAGACCTTGTGGACAGTGCTTTGGAGGAAAGCGTTGCGAAGAGCAAAAA aGTGTTAGAAGAAtttgaagaaaagaaaaagccAGTGATGGAAAAAGTGAGGGAAATAAGCGACCAGTTTAACTCGAAACTGATAACTCTAGAGCAAATGGAACCTATGCTGTTAGAACTAGGCGAATCCTACCATGAGGTGTTGTACGAACTGTGGAAAAGTCTCATGACCACTGAGATGCAGTTGTTTGAGCAGTGTGAG GACTCCCGCGTCCAATTCTCAGTGAACATGACAGAAATGGTGACGAAGCTTCTAGAATCTTCGCGCATGGCATTCGGAGCGTGGCGCGAACACGAGAGTGTATGGTCTACGCGACAGTTCGAGGTGCTGTCCAAGTACCTCGGCAACAAGATCATGCTGGGAGACGCGTCGCCTGAATTGTTTGAC GTCATGATGGACAGAGACCTGTTGATGAACCTAGTGGCCGCATCATCAGACAACCACATGCGATTCATTGACGCACGCGAAGACCTCCTCATGACGCGCGCTAACACATGGCGTGATGATCTCGTCAAGGGGACTAATGA CAATGAAGTAAAACGCAACCGCGACAGGATTCTGGAGATCAACTATTTCATAGACAATCAGCGCGAGGAGTGGGCTGATATGCACATGGCACTCACTGATACTGTTGACCCTGATACCGTGGCTTTGTTGGGCGATGACTTTTGA
- the LOC110378372 gene encoding fatty acid oxidation complex subunit alpha isoform X2 has protein sequence MFHLRQIPKALVVNCRQVSSLQNNPLVGITVDDEGIATVQMQRVKVNSLNVELLQAIRDSICEVEEKKCKGMVLTSGYTGAGACILALVSEYRAMTTGQATIGLNDTAVGIIPGKWIYELMARVMGPRHAEHALTSSFMYPAERALEVGLIDAVATDKNDAIEKCKAFIRSYDNISPDVRAATKRFIREDFLKYIEHTRKQNLAGLVEKITNPAFQITVDQYIQNLKNRKAAKSAT, from the exons ATGTTCCATTTGCGACAAATTCCTAAAGCCCTAGTGGTTAATTGTAGACAAGTTTCTTCGTTGCAAAATAACCCTTTAGTGGGTATTACAGTGGATGATGAAGGGATAGCAACAGTACAaatgcaaagggtgaaagtgaACAGCTTAAACGTGGAATTATTGCAAGCGATAAGAGACTCGATATGTGAAGTTGAAGAGAAAAAGTGTAAAGGCATGGTTTTGACTTCG GGTTACACCGGAGCCGGTGCCTGCATTCTGGCGCTAGTTTCCGAATACCGCGCAATGACAACGGGCCAAGCAACCATAGGGCTGAATGACACAGCTGTGGGAATCATACCGGGGAAGTGGATATATGAGCTGATGGCGAGGGTCATGGGCCCTAGGCATGCGGAACATGCCCTCACCAGTTCCTTTATGTACCCCGCGGAAAGAGCTTTGGAG GTTGGATTAATTGATGCCGTAgcaacagacaaaaatgacgcAATAGAGAAATGCAAAGCCTTCATTAGATCGTACGACAATATATCACCAGACGTCAGGGCTGCTACTAAACGATTCATAAGAGAAGATTTCCTCAAGTACATAGAACacacaagaaaacaaaatttgGCGGGTCTCGTGGAGAAAATAACAAACCCCGCTTTTCAAATAACCGTTGATCAGTATATTCAAAATTTGAAAAACAGAAAGGCTGCCAAAAGTGCAACATAA
- the LOC110378372 gene encoding enoyl-CoA delta isomerase 1, mitochondrial isoform X1 yields MFHLRQIPKALVVNCRQVSSLQNNPLVGITVDDEGIATVQMQRVKVNSLNVELLQAIRDSICEVEEKKCKGMVLTSVFPTVFSAGLDLNEFHKPDVKRLTLMNECIFHASEKLFATDLITTIAINGYTGAGACILALVSEYRAMTTGQATIGLNDTAVGIIPGKWIYELMARVMGPRHAEHALTSSFMYPAERALEVGLIDAVATDKNDAIEKCKAFIRSYDNISPDVRAATKRFIREDFLKYIEHTRKQNLAGLVEKITNPAFQITVDQYIQNLKNRKAAKSAT; encoded by the exons ATGTTCCATTTGCGACAAATTCCTAAAGCCCTAGTGGTTAATTGTAGACAAGTTTCTTCGTTGCAAAATAACCCTTTAGTGGGTATTACAGTGGATGATGAAGGGATAGCAACAGTACAaatgcaaagggtgaaagtgaACAGCTTAAACGTGGAATTATTGCAAGCGATAAGAGACTCGATATGTGAAGTTGAAGAGAAAAAGTGTAAAGGCATGGTTTTGACTTCG gtattcCCCACAGTTTTCTCAGCGGGTCTGGATTTGAATGAATTTCATAAACCAGACGTTAAGAGGTTGACTCTGATGAATGAATGTATTTTCCACGCCTCTGAAAAACTATTTGCAACAGACCTGATTACCACTATTGCTATCAAT GGTTACACCGGAGCCGGTGCCTGCATTCTGGCGCTAGTTTCCGAATACCGCGCAATGACAACGGGCCAAGCAACCATAGGGCTGAATGACACAGCTGTGGGAATCATACCGGGGAAGTGGATATATGAGCTGATGGCGAGGGTCATGGGCCCTAGGCATGCGGAACATGCCCTCACCAGTTCCTTTATGTACCCCGCGGAAAGAGCTTTGGAG GTTGGATTAATTGATGCCGTAgcaacagacaaaaatgacgcAATAGAGAAATGCAAAGCCTTCATTAGATCGTACGACAATATATCACCAGACGTCAGGGCTGCTACTAAACGATTCATAAGAGAAGATTTCCTCAAGTACATAGAACacacaagaaaacaaaatttgGCGGGTCTCGTGGAGAAAATAACAAACCCCGCTTTTCAAATAACCGTTGATCAGTATATTCAAAATTTGAAAAACAGAAAGGCTGCCAAAAGTGCAACATAA
- the LOC110378371 gene encoding nuclear envelope phosphatase-regulatory subunit 1 has translation MFTVITSENKMSLEQTACDDLKAFERRLTEVIGCLQPATMRWRILLTVVSVCTAIAAYHWLMDPLTPVVSLTQSLWNHPFFAFTSTFLVLLFMMGVHRKVVAPSIITARTRSVLNDFNMSCDDTGKLILKPRPANT, from the exons ATGTTTACTGTTATAACGAGTGAAAACAAGATGTCGTTGGAACAAACGGCTTGCGATG ACTTGAAGGCGTTCGAGAGGCGCCTGACGGAAGTCATAGGATGTTTGCAGCCTGCTACAATGAGATGGAGAA TTTTACTGACAGTGGTGTCTGTATGCACAGCAATAGCAGCATATCATTGGTTGATGGACCCGCTCACGCCAGTCGTCTCTCTCACACAGTCTCTCTGGAATCACCCATTTTTTGCCTTTACATCAACTTTTCTAG tGCTACTATTCATGATGGGTGTGCACAGAAAGGTAGTGGCACCGAGCATCATAACGGCGCGCACGCGGTCCGTGCTGAACGACTTCAACATGTCCTGTGACGACACCGGCAAGCTCATCCTAAAGCCGCGCCCCGCCAACACCTAA
- the LOC110378374 gene encoding enoyl-CoA delta isomerase 1, mitochondrial: MFPLRQIVGNATRRFVPTMRAMSSSGPLVDTAVDNEGIATVTMQRLPVNSLNLELLQAMSNALDEVVKNKCKGMVLTSASPTVFSAGLDIMEMYKPDMKRVETFWNTLQEVWIKLFGANFITAAAINGHAPAGGCLLSMSCEYRVMMSGKFSIGLNETALGIVAPTWFMHTMTNTIPQRQAELALTTAKMFSVEEALKVGLIDETASDKADAVAKCKQFMKRFDKIPPLARSMTKQKIRAAPLTWMEDNRKQDTQEFLMFVGHPKVQQSLEMYIQALKKKASK, from the exons ATGTTTCCTCTGAGGCAAATCGTTGGCAATGCCACCAGAAGATTTGTGCCCACTATGAGGGCAATGTCCAGCTCCGGCCCCTTGGTGGACACAGCCGTAGACAATGAAGGAATAGCCACTGTGACCATGCAAAGACTGCCAGTGAACAGTCTAAACTTGGAACTCCTGCAAGCTATGAGCAATGCACTGGACGAAGTagttaaaaacaaatgcaagGGAATGGTGCTGACATCT GCATCACCTACTGTGTTTTCTGCTGGATTAGACATCATGGAAATGTACAAACCTGACATGAAGAGGGTGGAAACCTTCTGGAATACCCTGCAAGAAGTGTGGATCAAACTCTTTGGAGCCAACTTCATTACGGCTGCAGCAATCAAT GGTCACGCCCCAGCCGGTGGATGCCTTCTGTCAATGTCGTGTGAATACCGAGTGATGATGAGTGGCAAGTTCAGCATCGGTCTGAACGAGACTGCCCTCGGTATTGTGGCTCCCACCTGGTTCATGCACACCATGACGAACACCATCCCGCAGAGGCAGGCGGAGTTAGCTCTTACTACTGCTAAGATGTTCTCTGTTGAAGAGGCTCTGAAG GTTGGTCTCATCGATGAAACTGCATCAGACAAAGCGGACGCCGTCGCCAAATGTAAACAATTCATGAAGAGGTTCGACAAGATCCCTCCTCTAGCGCGTTCTATGACCAAACAGAAGATCAGGGCAGCACCTCTCACCTGGATGGAAGACAACCGCAAACAGGACACGCAAGAATTCCTCATGTTTGTTGGTCACCCTAAAGTTCAGCAATCATTAGAAATGTACATACAAGCTTTAAAGAAAAAGGCATCCAAGTAA